CACTCATCTTAAATTGTCTCACAATTCTATTTTTGGTGAGATACCTCCTACAATAGGATATCTTTCCAAACTCACTCATCTTGAATTGTCCCACAATTCTATTTTTGGTGAGATACCTCCTACAATAGGAAATCTTTCCAAACTCACTCATCTTGATTTGTCCCACAATTATATTCATGGAGAAATACCTCCTACAATGGGAAATCTTTCCAAACTCACTTATCTTGATTTGTTTGACAATTCTCTCCAAGGTGAAACACCACTCACAGTTGGAAATCTTTCCAAACTTACTTATCTTGATTTGTCATACAATTCTCTTCAAGGTAAAACACCTCTTATGGTAGGAAATCTGTCTAAACTCACTTATCTTAATTTATCCTACAATTCTCTTGAAGGTGAAATACCTTCAAGTGTAGGAAATCTTTCTACACTCACTTATCTTGATTTGTCCCACAATTCTCTTAATGGGAAGATGCCTCCTACCATAGGAAATCTTGTAGGACttacttttctttatttatcCCATAATTCTATTCATGGGGAAATACCTCCTACAATAGGAAATTTAACCCAATTAAGTAGCCTAATCATCTCTAACAACTACATTCAGGGGCCTATCCCTTTTGAATTGTCATTCCTGGTAAATCTCAATTTTGTAGATGTATCTTACAACAAAATCAATGGAACCTTGCCCATTTCCCTTTCAAACCTTAGGAACCTTCAACATCTtgatatttcacacaatcaacttGCTGGTTCTCTAAAACCCTTCACAGTTCAATATTTGTCACTCTTAAAAAGTTTGGATCTAAGCTTCAATAATTTTCAGGGTCCTATTCCAGATGGTTTACATCCATCTGTGCTAGTGGGGAACGAGGGAGTATGCAGCAACATTTCGGATATCCAAACCATTTACAAATTCAAACCTTGTTCAATCCAAGCCAAGAAACTAAAGCATAATCAGTTGGTCATAGCTATTTTTATCACCATTTTTCTAATAATGACCTTCTTGCTGCTTCTACATTTGAGGAAAAATCAAATGGAAATCAAGAACAAACATGCAAGAATAACTGAAACACCTAAGAATGGAGACTATTTTTGCATATGGAACTATGACGAACGAATAGCCTATGAAGACATCGTTGCAGTAACTGAAGACTTTGACCTCAACTATTGTATTGGAACAGGTGCCTACGGGAGTGTTTATAGGGCTCAACTTCCAAGTGGCAAGATTGTCGCGGTGAAAAAACTTCATGGTTTTGAAGCAAAGGTCCCCAAATTTGATGAAAGTTTCAGAAACGAAGCCAAAGTATTGTCGGAAATAAAGCATCGACATATCATCAAGCTTCATGGATTTTGCTTTCACAAAAGAGTCATGTTTTTGATTTATGAGTACATGGAGAAAGGAAGCTTGTCTTCTACCTTGTTTGATGACATGGAAGCAATTAACTTGGATTGGAGGAAGAGGGTTAACATAGTGAAAGGCACTGCACATGCTCTTTCATATCTCCATCATGATTGTGCCCCTCCTATAGTGCATAGAGACATATCAGCAAGCAACGTCTTGCTTAACTCTAAATGGGAGCCCACTGTTTCTGATTTTGGAACAGCCCGTTTTCTCAACCTTAATTCATCCAATCGAACTATAGTTGCTGGAACCATTGGATACATAGCACCTGGTAAattgttcatatttttctctacttctatttatttatgatttggTGCAGATTAGGCCTaatcaaaatacatatataacaaGTAAATAGAGTAGTTTTTTACACttgtattttcaattatttttgttttgatcttttgatgtgATGTTGTAAAAATGCAGAGCTTGCCTATACAATGGATGTTAATGAAAAGTGTGATGTGTATAGCTTTGGAGTGGTGGCGCTGGAAACTTTGATGGGAAAACATCCTAAGGAAATACTCTCATCACTTCAATCAAATTGTATTGATGATGCCATCAAATTAGGAGAAATATTGGACCAACGCCTCTCACCCCCATCATTTTCAATTTTGCAAGATATAGTTGCTGTTGCCATTGTGGCTTTTGTGTGCTTAAATCTCAACCCTTGCTCTCGCCCAACAATGAAATGTATCTCTCAATGTTTTCTCGGTCAGCTCACACCATTCAACATTCCTTTACGTGATATTTCATTGCAACAACTCATGAGTCAAGAACTTAGGCattgtttaaaattatgatCTTTCTGAAATCTTTTAAtggaaaattaaattgtaacaactttctataaatattatgtGGTTGTTTATGACATGAAAAGTtagaaaactttttaaaattatgttcttTTGATTTAAAACTCATCTTATGAATCATCAATTTTAACATCTCGTACTGAAATCCGAAAGTTTATCATTAGTCAtcttataatcaattatattaaactttaaacaaACATATGGgaaataaaaccaaattcatGATTAAAATCTACAAAAACAATCTCACTTTTAAGGAACCACACAATCCGGAACAAAAGCACTTGAAACATATTATGTTCTTTTAAGTTAATCTTGTTTTATGTTTGGTatgaattattaaatatgacaccaaaaaataaaaactattttgtaAAAACTATAACAAAACGATATTAGTTTAACTTATTTTACTTTCGTTTACACATTGGTacttcattaaatatttaacatcatTGAAATGTATATAAAGTTACGTGACAATAATATATTGTAAGGTTATATGTACAATACTTTGTACTCTTTAataattagtatattttataaCCATTATATGTACAACACTGTGTAAAGTACTTGCTTTactataaaaatgttatttatttttgttttttttttggttgtgTTTCGGTATAATAGTTGAGGCCAAGATATGAACCGGATGAGTCACGTCCTTTCCTCCTAGAATGTTGTTATCTTCACGTCTTCTTCCTGTTCAGAATACTCCAGAGAGAATGGGGTGGGTACCTGTGAAGGCACTCCGACGCCCAAGTCAGAAAAAAGAGAATCGTAGAACTCTTTCAGTTcaataatagaagaaaataataattttctctttctaaTTCAGAAAAACGTATCTTTTTTCCTTAtggtttttcatatttaacctaacaataaaataatccGTTTACCTAAAAATCCGGTTGGTTGGAGAACCTAACCATCTGGAAAACACAACCGTTATGTCGTGCTTGATACTGGGTCAGTTGATTCCGTGATTTGCGACATTATGGCCAGATATTTCTAACCGCTTATTTATTGGGATTAATATGTCAATTTTGACTAAAATTGACCGAACGTCATCCCTCTGACTTTTGACTGGATTGTCATGACTTCGTGGGCTAACGCCAACCGTTTTAGTTCAATCAACAGACGATCGCTAGAAGACGATCGCTAAATGATTGATGTCAAGCATATGATATTCCTGAACGATCATTCTACCTAATGGGTGGACGATCGTTCGGGAATGGTCATAAGACAGCTCGCTATTGTGTGCTTATTTATCTTTAGTGGTCGTCTGGGTTGCCAATCGATTGACTCAGATACCATACCATACAtaatgccccccaagtccgagtaaACGAGCGCGGTTTAAGCATGCGAGTTTACTGTAGGACGTTGAATGTACAATTATTGGGTAAGTGCGACGCACCATTTTGGCGAAAGGCTTTAGGGTTTCCCGCTTTTGGGGTATACGTAAAGACATGAAAATAGAACCGTTGGATTAAGTTGATCCTACGGCGCGTGGCGCTCTGCCGCCCTTGGCTTCTTTAACACGAAAGGGAATGTGAAAAGGTGTGTTACTTTTACCGAAATCAAAAAGCATCTTCTTCCCTCCGGTGACGATTCTCCTGCTTTGTTGCAAATTGATTCTGCTTCCATACGAACCCACCAGGTAAATCTTTAATCCTTTCTTCGTTCTAGTGTGTTTATTGCCGATAATGGAAGAAAAGGGGCAGAATGCCCGGGTTGATACACTGGGATCGTCGTCGATGGCGGAGCGTCATGAAATCACCACCATTCTTAGCGGTGAAAGTGCTTTCTTGTACGGAAACATGTTGAGTGAAGGTCCAGAAGATTGCGTTGAGCCCACGACTAGTGGTGGTGACTACGATTGGGCTTCGCGGGAAGCAGATTGGGTAGAAAATAGAGTAGTGTTAGCAGATTGGGTAGAAAATAGTTGTATCTTGAGAACCCTAGGTTATAGCTCTTGCGTCAAGTTGGTGGCCTGTCGTGAGAATGAGAGAGTTTTTCATGGAAGAGAGAACGCCACCAACGATTTTTTCAACTGCTATGCCCCACCGTTTTATGACCTGTTTGTGAGATTTCCATTGACAAATTTTCAAATGGAAGTGTTAAGAACCCTAAACGTTGCACCTACCCAACTGCATCCCAATAGTTGGGGCTATATGCAGGCATTCGTTGTCATTTGTCAAGCCTTGGCTATTAGGCCTACTGTGGCGTTGTTTTTGCGTTTCTTTAGATGTCGCCCGGTTGCTGAGAAGAGTTGGGTGTCTTTAATTTCTAAGCCGGGTGATGCCCTCCTAGAGCTTTATTCGCAGTCGTACAGGGGCTTTAAAGACAAATTCTTTAAATGTCGATTCACGACTCAGGGCGGACGTACTTTTTTGATGAAGATGGGAGTCTGAAGTTTCCTCTGTACTGGACGCAGGATCCATTGAGATTCACCTCGTGGGCTGAGGATAAGATGACGATCGAAGAATTAGAGGTTCTGAATGTGTTGACGGCATTGCCACGCCCCTTTTCTTCCCGTCAGCTCATAAATTGTCTCGAGCATGATGATTTCGACTCGAGGGTATTCGGTATGTTCCtcttattgttatttttgtatattactGAATTGTTGCTGACCGTGTTGGAGGGCCTTGTATTTGGCAGAGGTAATGGGGAGAAAAGGATCAGTTCGCAATTGGTTCCAAGCCATCGATACTGGCAAGGCCGGTGCTGGACGTCCAGGCCCATCTTCTAAACCCACTCAAGCCCTTCCGCCATCTCCGAGCGTGCGGGCGACTTCTCCTGACGAAGTAGTGGTCGTTGAGGAGCAGCCATTGGTAAGGAAACGGAGAGGAAAAACGGTCGACACCACTGGCGCAGCGTcaaagaagatgaaggagacTGTAGAGGAGACAGATCGTCCTCTTCCGAACGGCGTATGGGATCCCTCCTTCAATCTGAGCCATAAAATCGATTTCAACTTGGATAACTCTGAAAAGAAAGTGGTGGAGAGCATGACGGAGCAACAAATGGCCGACGCCCTGCTAGAAATGGCGAGTTGAACAGCTATGGCTGCTTGGCACATGGCGTACGCTTCCGATAGGGGCGTATTGAGGGTTGAGTTGGAGAAGGCGCGGACGCTGGCTACGACGAGAGGCAGAAGCAGTCGGAGCGGTTAATGTATGAGGCCCAAGTGCTGTTGAATGGCGCTCGCACAGCCGGCCTGGCTCTGAAGAAAGAACGGGATGAGCTTCAGGTAAAGCGCAACCAGGTGGCGGCCGAATTGGAACAGTCAAAGAAGATTGTGGCGGCGCTGATGAAAGAGAGGGATGACCTGCGTGTTGCGGCGGTCGAGGATCGAGAGATAAGAGAAGAAATGACTGAAGCCATAGTCGTGGAGCACACTAGAGGTTTCAAGAAAGCACTGAGGCAGGTCGCGTATCTTCTCCAAGTATCTACCGAGGGAGTGGCATTTGACGTGCGGAAGGATGTATATGAGGGTCAAATGCTACCCTTAAGTGAGATTCCGGAAGACGCTTTCTTGGAGGCTGAAGACGGTGTTAATGATGAAACGGCTGCTGTTGAAGAACCCAATGAAGTGGCCGCTGCGGAGGAACCAATTGTTGGAGCTGCTGGAGAATCCTGTGTCGGATCTCCAAACATTGTAATAGATtagatttttgaattttgatgtgACGATGAACTTGTGTTTTGTTTGGCTAGAACTTTTGTAACGTAAGTACTGGTCATTCATGAAATATTTGTCATGACGTTGTTAGTATTGTTGTGTAAACGATAAAATTTCCTCGTTGTGGTGTGAGGTAGACGTTGATAGGGTTTATGAACGATCGTCTAGATCGAACGTGCTGGGTGTTCTAGGATGAACATCTACCAGGGGACTGAGTGTTCGAGGGAGAacatctaccagagggagtgtatcccgaatGTAACTGGGTATTCCGATTCGTCAAGGTGCGGACGCTCTCCGGTGAACTTACATCCGACTGAGTACTTGCTTTTATCTGGCTGCTCGAGGGCGACCATGTAACATGCCGAGCGAGTTTGGAAAAATTTGACCCTGGGACTCGACATGTGAGAACAAtataaatgaagaataaaaaagatattatttaggcttaataccctattttgtcacCAGTTTCGcttgaaaatgtcaaattagtccatcctttaaaaaatgcgtcaattacgtcctcacttaataaaatttgcatcaatgaaatcccttccgttaaatccaaacaaacggcgttaattgaGGAagtagaagaaagagaaaaataattaacgatCTATGAGCCACCACTTATTCTGAATGAAAAAGAACGATAATGTCTATGAGCgtaagtaatatatataacacattTACTAAACTGTTTAGGAAATCTAAAGAAGAACTACACTTAAGCCGAACACTCACTCATACATATTTACTATTCTATCATGATCGTTATTACCGTAATTCCTTATATAAGAGAACTTAATATAGACGGACGCTCAAAGGGAAACAAAATGGTTAATACGAACTCTCGGTCAAAGTTTAACAAATTCTATGTAGTATTACAAGAAAACTCTTAGATTCTATCCCCAAAACATGAGACTCAGGTAAAACCATGCACTCCCAAGAAGAACCGAATGCTCGCTAATGACGCTCGACCATGCTAATCACCTTTGCTCAGAATACTACGGTTCAAAGATTAAACTCTATCCCAACTCAGTTCACAGCGTATATCATACGTTCATCCACACATCCAAACCAGCAgtacaatcatatttcatactcatcaaataatcaCACGTATCATGCAAGCATACAAACATTCCAGACAACaagctaaattaaattatataagcttcccttatcTTTAAGTGTGACCGAACATTTCACAATTTGAACAGAATAGCTCACCACCAGTCTCTTAGAAGACTACAATCACGATTTACGAAACTAACCAAATGAAAGACCAGAAAGGCGTTCAGAAATTGTTAAGGAACTCAGGTAACCGAAAACTGAGTTTGCATGTACAGAAAAACCACTCGGCTGagagagatgaacttaccagtccagaatccaaaactgatcggttcaaacgaacGCCCTCGACGTCAGGAGTGCTCAGACGGTGCCTGagaggtgatcggaagaagaaatggttaagatttcttagagagCAAGAGGATATTTTAGAGAGAGGAAAGAGAAAATGGTTTCAGCAGAGTGGGGAAGAAGAAaggcatgcagagaagtggcacgacATTTGAAATTTTGCCTTAAATACTGCCGTCGTCCAAAACGAACGGACACTCCCTTGCAGCCACCTGCTCACCATTAACTGAGACGCTCACTCACTTCTTGGCACATGGATCCCACTACTTAGGGTTTTTGGGTGTGTTTTAATGGGGTATGACATGTAGGGACCATGACGCGGGGCAGAGGGCATTGTCTAGTCAAAGGCCAGTTGCACCCACCTGGAGGGGTCTTGCCCGTCTGGTTCGTGTTGCTCGAGCAAGGGCATTTCATCCCTTTACGACTGCAGTCATGGAAGAGCAAATGTCAGAAAGGGCGCTCCCAATTCTGGAAAGGTATGATGGATCGGGGGACCCGGAGGAGCACCTGAGGTCATTTGCTGACGCCATGGCAATCTATTCACCTAGTGAGAGGATTTGGTGCAGGGTTTTTTCCCTGTCGGTTAAAGGAGAGGCTTTGGAATGGTTTCACTCTCTTCGTCCTAGGACTGTTGATAATTTTGCGACTTTGAGGCGCCTATTTGAACGACAGTTCGCTTCCAGTAAGACGCAAGACCTTACCTACATGGAGTTTACCCTGGAATCAAACATCTATTTATAGGGTTTACAAGAATTAAACCTATTAATTGAcctctaaattattattaatgcaAACGTTAACCATCCATCAATGGCAGTTACCACATTAATTACACCTTAACTCTGTTCACCAACTGTCACACATGTCTGATTCTGTCGTTCTTCCATATACTCTAACTCATCGACTAGCTTGACTTACcacaataacaaaaataattataatttggttttagtcctcgaaaactaacgcCGTTAAAAATGTGCTGGTGTGTCTAACGTCTCTCTCCACGTGTAATTGCTTTTTTGCTTACGTGTGTTAAGTGATCTGGGGATGGAAGTGATTCCTCTTTAATCTGGAATGAAATTGGTACTCAAAATCAGTTAAGGTTCGTGTTGGTGTTGCTGTTCTTTCTTTGGGTTTGGTTTGTGGTTCATCTACGCGTGCATTTTCGTGGTTCATGTGTTCGTTCTTTGCGTTTGGTTCGTGAAAGAAAGGGATTTCTTTGTGGTTCGTTGAAGAAGAAAGGCGATTCTCTGTGGTTCGTTGAGCaaggtaattttttagtttaagtttaatttgttttctctgTGATTCGGTGAAGAAGAAAAGCAATTGTGTGTGTAATGGGCATTCCGTTGTGCATTGTCAGTCTAATGTGGGAAGTTTTCATTTGACCATGTAGGAAAAATGGTTTTTGACGTGTGTTTGTATCATATGGGGAAGTTCATGAAGAACAAGGGTCTAGAATATGTGGGAGGAGAGATACATGTTATTAGGGGAATTGATCCCGACATGTGGTCATACTTTGAAGCGGTGGGATTTGTTAGAGAATTCAAGTACTGTGGAGAGTTCAAACTTTGGTGGAAGGGTTCGAAACAAAAGGCAATGAACAACCTCAAACCACTGACAGATGACAGAGAAGCCATTTTGTTGGCTAACTATGCAGAGGCAAATAAGGAGGAAGTTGAAATCTATGTTCAACATGGCCAACCCAATCAGGCAGAGGAAATTACTTTTCTTACATTAGGTGAGGAGGCAGAGGAAATAAGAGTATaggagatggaggaagaggttgttATGGATGAAGAAGATATTGGTGGGGTGGAGGGAAATGTTGAAGTACAAGACTTGCTACTAGATGACGAAGAGGAAGAGGGGAATGTTGAGGGACAAATGGTGGAAGAGCAAGAGGAAGAGCAAGAGGAAGAGCAAGAAGAAGAGCAAGATGAAGagcaagatgaagaagaagatgaagagggcAATGTTCTTGAGGACGAAGGGGTAGAAAATGTTGATGACAGTGAAGAGGAGAGAATGGCAAATGCTGATGATGGGTTTGGGATGGACAATGTGACGGTggaggaagagagaagaaatatTAATCCAGTTTTGGATAGGTGgaagagaatgaaaaagaaaaataaaagtgttagGAGCATATTTGAAGATAGTGAGGGGGCATTTGTCATTAACGAAGAGGTTGGACAGCATGAGATAAATGAAGTTTATGATACAGAAGAGTTGTCCTCAAATGTAGATAGTGATGAGGATGTGAGGGAGAATAAAAGGCACTTTCCAAAGTATAAAGCAGAAGATATGACTAGGGGATTCAATTTTAGATTGGGAATGGAGTTTAAGTGTTTGAAGGATTTTAAGAGTGCCTTACAAGAGCATAGCGTTTTGAATGGAAAAGAAGTGAAGTTTGTCAAGAATGATTTGAAGAGGGTAAGGGTAGTTTGTAAGAAGGGGTGTGGTTTTCTTATTATGGCTAGCAAGGTAGGAAGTAGCCAAACCTTTAGAGTCAAAACTCTAGTTTGGCACAAGTGTAGAAGGGGTTTTGGTAGCAAAAGTGTAAGTGTAGAATGGATTGCACAGGTTTTGGTTGCCAGATTTGTCAATGTTGCAGGCATGACAGTGAAACAAATCATAGATGAAATACAAAAGTCATATAGTGTTGGAATAACTCATTGGAAGGCTGGAAGAGCTAAGAGAATTGCAATGGATTGTTTAGTGGGTGATGGAGAACGATAATATGGTCATCTCTATGACTATGTGGCTGAGTTATTAAGAGTCAAGGCTGGGACCTTCAAGATTAAGGTCAATCAACCCGAACCCACCTTGCCGCCAAGGTTTGGGTCATTTTACATGTGTTTGGAGGGCTATAAGGAGGGGTTTTTAGGTAGTTGCAGACCATTTATTGGGGTAGATGGTTGTCACTTGAAGACAAGTTATGGAGGTCAGTTGTTAGTTGCAGTAGGAAGAGACCCGAATGACCAGTATTTCCCACTAGCTTTTGCTGTGGTAGAAATAGAATGCAAAGACACATGGATGTGGTTTTTGACACAGCTGCTTGATGATATTGGAGGCATAGATTGTCAAAGGTGGATCTTTATTGTGGATCAGCAAAAGGTacattaaaatttttagtttagttagaaatttattttgattatgtaaTACTTATTGGTGTATTATGCTTGAAGGGATTAATGTTAGTTGTTGATGATATCTTGAATGGAGTGGAACACAAGTTGTGTTTACGCCATTTATAcaacaattacaagaaaaaatttgggGGAGGCCTGCTAATTAGAGACCTCATGATGGGGGCTGCGAAGGCAACATACTATAAGGAATGGGAGAAAAAAATGGGTGAGTTAAAAAATCTGAATGTTGATGCCTTTAATTGGTTAATGGGTATACCAACTAAAAGTTGGTGTAAGCATGCTTTTAGTGCTTATCTTAGGTGTGATGTGTTGATCAATAACTTGTCAGAATCATTTAATAGTACTATTTTATTGGCAAGGGACAAACCTATAATTTCAATGATGGAATGGATTAGATCATACATAATGAGTAGGTTTGCAAGCCTTAGAGAAAAAGTAGACATGTTGCTGCCATTCATTACAAATCAGAAAACCCAGAAAATTATGTTCATCCTTATTATAAGAAACATGCCTATAGAACTTGTTATGCACCAATTATAAGTCCTATCAATGGACAACAACTTTGGCCTACATCTGACTCTCCACAACTACTACCTCCCATTTACAAAACACCTCCTGGGAGgccaaaaaaattaagaagacGAGAAGCTGATGAATATGTCAGCCATGGAAAATTGTCAAAGACCAATATTGCTATAAGATGTAGCAGTTGCAATGCATATGAACACAATGTAAGGACATGTAAAAAGAGCCAGAAAAGCAAGGTAAATCTTCTTGGTAATGTTATTTagaatttcatttatttacaacTATGTGTTATCTAACTATCTTACTCCTTTCATAGGACAAAAGGGGTGCTTCTACATCAACACCTGGATCTGCATCAAGAAGGGCTGCATCTACAGGAAGGGGGGCTGCATCAATTGCAGGAAGGGGGGCATCTGCATCTGCATCACAAGCTGGAAGGAGATCAGCCAGAGATGCAGGGGCTGGGGCTGCATCAACATCAGAAGTTGAAGGATCTGCAACTATGCGTGAAGGGGGAACAAGAGCATCCTCAAGAGTGGCTGGACAAATTCTAGGGTCTCAAGCAAGTTGTAATTGAAGGATGTAATTTCAGACAAGTTGTAGTGGagaaagtatttatttaaagtaGTGGCTGTAACTCTTATTTAAAGTAGACTGGCTGGACCACTTTTTTGTCTTCTAGTGAATGTAACCCTTTAATCAATATGGACCATTATTTGTACGACTTCTTTATTAATCAATATGGACCACTTTTGCAATGGATGTTATTTGAACCATTATCCAGTATTATATTTAATTCCAATGGCCTTTATTTATGCTGTTGTCACAGATTTTGCTTTGCTTTTATTTATGATGTAACTGGTTTAGCTGGTGTAGGCTAAAGTGCTTTGCTTTTATTTATGCTGTAACTGCTTTGCtttgcttttattcatattgcTAAACTGGTTTATAAATGTTAGGCTCTGCTAGCTGCCTAAATTGATTTATGCAAATTTGTCATTCCAAACCACCACTTTTGGTGTTAAAGAGCAACTCATACAGTGATATTTTCATCTGGAAGCTTTTAGCCTCTGCTGGCAGTTAGTACATGTCACATTTGGTAAAACAAAGTTGTTGAAATCATCACATTAAGATTCCAAACTCGTTTCTGCAAAATTGACATTTAAACCCCCAAATTTTGAACACTTTTTCTAATAAGTTGCAAAATTTGGTGATTTTGTGCTTGTTGTGTTTATTGCATCACATTACATCTTAAATTGGTAGTCAAAGCTTGGTTTACAAACAAGAGCACAATCTGCATTGCCATAAGCTGCTAATATGATCAATATATAACACAAATGCACATAACACAACCATCAGGGCACAATTGAACTGAACTTCcacattttattcaatttaaaacttCAAAGTACATCCACAACACAACATT
This sequence is a window from Vigna angularis cultivar LongXiaoDou No.4 chromosome 2, ASM1680809v1, whole genome shotgun sequence. Protein-coding genes within it:
- the LOC108327176 gene encoding probable leucine-rich repeat receptor-like protein kinase At1g35710 gives rise to the protein MSPQLGCASSTPSQLQLEANAIINSGWWNLSHSDSNHICSLIDGISCNDARSVTGITYLYTKRRIQLATLNLSAFKNLETLEVCYSSLEGTIPPEIGSISKLSRLRLSHNSLQGKIPFTLENLFNLTYLDLSYNYLHGKIPTTIGSFSKLIHLDLSFNFLWGEISHIKNIFKLTHLYLSNNSLQGKIPFTVENLPNLTYVDLSHNYFHGEIPIATGNFSKLIYLDLSFNSLQGKIPITIGSFSKLTHLKLSHNSIFGEIPPTIGYLSKLTHLELSHNSIFGEIPPTIGNLSKLTHLDLSHNYIHGEIPPTMGNLSKLTYLDLFDNSLQGETPLTVGNLSKLTYLDLSYNSLQGKTPLMVGNLSKLTYLNLSYNSLEGEIPSSVGNLSTLTYLDLSHNSLNGKMPPTIGNLVGLTFLYLSHNSIHGEIPPTIGNLTQLSSLIISNNYIQGPIPFELSFLVNLNFVDVSYNKINGTLPISLSNLRNLQHLDISHNQLAGSLKPFTVQYLSLLKSLDLSFNNFQGPIPDGLHPSVLVGNEGVCSNISDIQTIYKFKPCSIQAKKLKHNQLVIAIFITIFLIMTFLLLLHLRKNQMEIKNKHARITETPKNGDYFCIWNYDERIAYEDIVAVTEDFDLNYCIGTGAYGSVYRAQLPSGKIVAVKKLHGFEAKVPKFDESFRNEAKVLSEIKHRHIIKLHGFCFHKRVMFLIYEYMEKGSLSSTLFDDMEAINLDWRKRVNIVKGTAHALSYLHHDCAPPIVHRDISASNVLLNSKWEPTVSDFGTARFLNLNSSNRTIVAGTIGYIAPELAYTMDVNEKCDVYSFGVVALETLMGKHPKEILSSLQSNCIDDAIKLGEILDQRLSPPSFSILQDIVAVAIVAFVCLNLNPCSRPTMKCISQCFLGQLTPFNIPLRDISLQQLMSQELRHCLKL
- the LOC108327177 gene encoding uncharacterized protein LOC108327177 — its product is MYEAQVLLNGARTAGLALKKERDELQVKRNQVAAELEQSKKIVAALMKERDDLRVAAVEDREIREEMTEAIVVEHTRGFKKALRQVAYLLQVSTEGVAFDVRKDVYEGQMLPLSEIPEDAFLEAEDGVNDETAAVEEPNEVAAAEEPIVGAAGESCVGSPNIVID
- the LOC108327178 gene encoding uncharacterized protein LOC108327178; its protein translation is MCLEGYKEGFLGSCRPFIGVDGCHLKTSYGGQLLVAVGRDPNDQYFPLAFAVVEIECKDTWMWFLTQLLDDIGGIDCQRWIFIVDQQKGLMLVVDDILNGVEHKLCLRHLYNNYKKKFGGGLLIRDLMMGAAKATYYKEWEKKMGELKNLNVDAFNWLMGIPTKSWCKHAFSAYLRCDVLINNLSESFNSTILLARDKPIISMMEWIRSYIMSRTCYAPIISPINGQQLWPTSDSPQLLPPIYKTPPGRPKKLRRREADEYVSHGKLSKTNIAIRCSSCNAYEHNVRTCKKSQKSKDKRGASTSTPGSASRRAASTGRGAASIAGRGASASASQAGRRSARDAGAGAASTSEVEGSATMREGGTRASSRVAGQILGSQASCN